The Synchiropus splendidus isolate RoL2022-P1 chromosome 1, RoL_Sspl_1.0, whole genome shotgun sequence genome includes a window with the following:
- the LOC128751067 gene encoding MAM domain-containing protein 2-like isoform X1, which yields MLFYLILSLAASIQALKPLLPGSCDFESNTCDYTSDADFASWTLHKDGRFVTLETDSTDNESGTATDGGASRGTTGILLGPVLQQEEWSCLRLVYQISVSGSLAVLQRTEGESLDRPLWSSQSPSDSWVISSMDLQNITAAYRIVIEGKPGGEPGSSVAVFEIHIRPGYCLECDFEESHLCGYSNQWNANVNWYVGGGGGQLLHNNMPDDNTYKNKTGHYMYVDSVYAKTFKEVAKLVSPMAAVPMSGCLSFQYQRSEERGNLFSVYTRDPLRQYQELWRAGPESSSDWPADVGEWIPVQVDLKAPYSVQVVFEVAFNSPRGGRVAVDDISFSPEFCSTDTEPTFDPSIADCDFESGLCQYRLSSEAASSWKRVSVKPNIFRNGDHTTGTGSYLMTQSRLNSRSSYISRLEGPTLPGNMKYCLRFFFSLRGFNHSEQTLSVYLQHGTSHETIWTLGEKSRGIWIASDVTFQTAQPSKVVFVSACRSLWDCGSVALDDISVGLGDCDLTTASLSRLPGHCDFEADLCDYTQDKQSDDGDWERRRGPTPTSYTGPRGDHTSGLGNYLHMEASPLLPGQTIRLRSRLLRGSWGPQCLHFFYHMYGSGTGQLSVRLDKDGGGVLLWQQSGEQSAAWLRAMVEYQSNSQHEIVFEATRGSSVRSDIAIDDIILEAGPCPATEVQTSQENSNDIE from the exons GCCGCTTCGTCACCTTGGAGACGGATTCAACTGATAATGAGAGTGGGACAGCGACTGACGGCGGAGCTTCGCGAGGGACGACTGGCATCCTGTTGGGTCCagttctgcagcaggaggagtggAGCTGTCTGCGACTGGTCTACCAAATCAGCGTCTCCGGAAGCCTGGCGGTCTTGCAGCGCACTGAAGGAGAGAGCCTGGACCGGCCGCTGTGGAGCAGCCAGTCACCGTCTGACAGCTGGGTCATCTCCAGCATGGACCTGCAGAACATCACTGCAGCCTATAGG ATCGTCATTGAGGGTAAACCTGGAGGAGAGCCGGGCAGCAGCGTAGCCGTGTTCGAGATCCACATCAGGCCTGGATACTGCCTGG AGTGTGATTTCGAGGAGTCTCACCTGTGCGGATACAGTAACCAGTGGAACGCTAACGTTAACTGGTATGTTGGGGGTGGAGGAGGGCAGCTGCTGCACAACAACATGCCCGATGACAACACATACAAGAACAAAACAG GTCACTACATGTACGTGGACTCCGTTTATGCCAAAACATTCAAAGAAGTCGCCAAGTTGGTGTCTCCGATGGCGGCTGTACCGATGTCCGGCTGCCTGAGTTTTCAGTACCAGCGAAGCGAAGAAAGAGgaaacctgttttctgtttacaCCCGCGACCCACTGAGGCAGTACCAGGAACTGTggagagcaggtccagagagCTCCAGTGACTGGCCTGCAGACGTGGGAGAGTGGATACCTGTGCAGGTGGACCTCAAGGCACCGTACTCCGTCCAG GTGGTCTTTGAAGTGGCCTTTAACAGTCCAAGAGGCGGACGTGTTGCTGTTGATGACATTTCCTTCTCTCCGGAGTTCTGCAGCACAGACACTG AGCCAACCTTTGACCCCTCCATTGCCGACTGCGACTTTGAGTCGGGTTTATGCCAGTACAGGCTCAGCTCAGAGGCAGCTTCTTCCTGGAAGAGAGTGTCAGTCAAGCCCAACATCTTCAGAAACGGAGACCACACCACCGGCACAG GCTCCTACCTCATGACTCAGTCCCGACTGAACTCACGTTCCAGCTACATTAGTCGCTTAGAAGGCCCAACTCTGCCCGGCAACATGAAGTACTGTCTGaggttcttcttctctctcagag GTTTCAACCACTCGGAGCAGACCCTCAGCGTCTATCTGCAGCACGGCACCAGCCATGAGACCATCTGGACTCTTGGGGAGAAGTCCAGAGGAATCTGGATCGCAAGTGACGTGACCTTCCAAACAGCACAACCCTCCAAG GTTGTGTTTGTCAGCGCCTGCAGGAGCCTGTGGGACTGTGGATCTGTCGCCCTGGACGACATCAGCGTTGGCCTCGGGGACTGCGACCTCACCACAG CGTCTCTGTCAAGACTGCCGGGTCACTGTGACTTTGAAGCCGATCTATGCGACTACACTCAGGACAAGCAGAGCGACGACGGAGACTGGGAGCGGAGGAGAGGACCCACCCCCACCTCCTACACTGGACCCAGAGGGGACCACACCTCAGGGCTGG GGAACTACCTGCACATGGAGGCTTCGCCTCTGCTGCCGGGCCAGACCATCCGTCTGCGCTCCCGCCTCTTACGGGGCTCCTGGGGACCTCAGTGCCTGCACTTCTTCTACCACATGTATGGCTCCGGCACGGGGCAGCTGAGCGTTCGCCTGGACAAGGATGGAGGAGGtgtgttgctgtggcaacagagCGGAGAGCAGAGCGCAGCCTGGCTGAGAGCCATGGTGGAGTACCAGAGCAACAGCCAACACGAG ATTGTGTTTGAAGCCACGCGGGGCTCGTCGGTGAGGAGTGACATCGCtattgatgacatcatccttgAAGCTGGACCTTGCCCAG CCACAGAGGTGCAGACCAGCCAGGAGAACTCCAACGACATCGAGTAG
- the LOC128751067 gene encoding MAM domain-containing protein 2-like isoform X2 codes for MGMLERSSSSVTPQLSYCPAWTRERQPVLFLHLESSGPHEKGRFVTLETDSTDNESGTATDGGASRGTTGILLGPVLQQEEWSCLRLVYQISVSGSLAVLQRTEGESLDRPLWSSQSPSDSWVISSMDLQNITAAYRIVIEGKPGGEPGSSVAVFEIHIRPGYCLECDFEESHLCGYSNQWNANVNWYVGGGGGQLLHNNMPDDNTYKNKTGHYMYVDSVYAKTFKEVAKLVSPMAAVPMSGCLSFQYQRSEERGNLFSVYTRDPLRQYQELWRAGPESSSDWPADVGEWIPVQVDLKAPYSVQVVFEVAFNSPRGGRVAVDDISFSPEFCSTDTEPTFDPSIADCDFESGLCQYRLSSEAASSWKRVSVKPNIFRNGDHTTGTGSYLMTQSRLNSRSSYISRLEGPTLPGNMKYCLRFFFSLRGFNHSEQTLSVYLQHGTSHETIWTLGEKSRGIWIASDVTFQTAQPSKVVFVSACRSLWDCGSVALDDISVGLGDCDLTTASLSRLPGHCDFEADLCDYTQDKQSDDGDWERRRGPTPTSYTGPRGDHTSGLGNYLHMEASPLLPGQTIRLRSRLLRGSWGPQCLHFFYHMYGSGTGQLSVRLDKDGGGVLLWQQSGEQSAAWLRAMVEYQSNSQHEIVFEATRGSSVRSDIAIDDIILEAGPCPATEVQTSQENSNDIE; via the exons ATGGGCATGCTTGAGCGGAGCTCTTCTTCTGTCACTCCACAGCTCAGTTATTGTCCTGCATGGACGAGGGAACGACAGCCAGTGTTGTTCCTTCATTTGGAATCATCTGGACCTCATGAAAAAG GCCGCTTCGTCACCTTGGAGACGGATTCAACTGATAATGAGAGTGGGACAGCGACTGACGGCGGAGCTTCGCGAGGGACGACTGGCATCCTGTTGGGTCCagttctgcagcaggaggagtggAGCTGTCTGCGACTGGTCTACCAAATCAGCGTCTCCGGAAGCCTGGCGGTCTTGCAGCGCACTGAAGGAGAGAGCCTGGACCGGCCGCTGTGGAGCAGCCAGTCACCGTCTGACAGCTGGGTCATCTCCAGCATGGACCTGCAGAACATCACTGCAGCCTATAGG ATCGTCATTGAGGGTAAACCTGGAGGAGAGCCGGGCAGCAGCGTAGCCGTGTTCGAGATCCACATCAGGCCTGGATACTGCCTGG AGTGTGATTTCGAGGAGTCTCACCTGTGCGGATACAGTAACCAGTGGAACGCTAACGTTAACTGGTATGTTGGGGGTGGAGGAGGGCAGCTGCTGCACAACAACATGCCCGATGACAACACATACAAGAACAAAACAG GTCACTACATGTACGTGGACTCCGTTTATGCCAAAACATTCAAAGAAGTCGCCAAGTTGGTGTCTCCGATGGCGGCTGTACCGATGTCCGGCTGCCTGAGTTTTCAGTACCAGCGAAGCGAAGAAAGAGgaaacctgttttctgtttacaCCCGCGACCCACTGAGGCAGTACCAGGAACTGTggagagcaggtccagagagCTCCAGTGACTGGCCTGCAGACGTGGGAGAGTGGATACCTGTGCAGGTGGACCTCAAGGCACCGTACTCCGTCCAG GTGGTCTTTGAAGTGGCCTTTAACAGTCCAAGAGGCGGACGTGTTGCTGTTGATGACATTTCCTTCTCTCCGGAGTTCTGCAGCACAGACACTG AGCCAACCTTTGACCCCTCCATTGCCGACTGCGACTTTGAGTCGGGTTTATGCCAGTACAGGCTCAGCTCAGAGGCAGCTTCTTCCTGGAAGAGAGTGTCAGTCAAGCCCAACATCTTCAGAAACGGAGACCACACCACCGGCACAG GCTCCTACCTCATGACTCAGTCCCGACTGAACTCACGTTCCAGCTACATTAGTCGCTTAGAAGGCCCAACTCTGCCCGGCAACATGAAGTACTGTCTGaggttcttcttctctctcagag GTTTCAACCACTCGGAGCAGACCCTCAGCGTCTATCTGCAGCACGGCACCAGCCATGAGACCATCTGGACTCTTGGGGAGAAGTCCAGAGGAATCTGGATCGCAAGTGACGTGACCTTCCAAACAGCACAACCCTCCAAG GTTGTGTTTGTCAGCGCCTGCAGGAGCCTGTGGGACTGTGGATCTGTCGCCCTGGACGACATCAGCGTTGGCCTCGGGGACTGCGACCTCACCACAG CGTCTCTGTCAAGACTGCCGGGTCACTGTGACTTTGAAGCCGATCTATGCGACTACACTCAGGACAAGCAGAGCGACGACGGAGACTGGGAGCGGAGGAGAGGACCCACCCCCACCTCCTACACTGGACCCAGAGGGGACCACACCTCAGGGCTGG GGAACTACCTGCACATGGAGGCTTCGCCTCTGCTGCCGGGCCAGACCATCCGTCTGCGCTCCCGCCTCTTACGGGGCTCCTGGGGACCTCAGTGCCTGCACTTCTTCTACCACATGTATGGCTCCGGCACGGGGCAGCTGAGCGTTCGCCTGGACAAGGATGGAGGAGGtgtgttgctgtggcaacagagCGGAGAGCAGAGCGCAGCCTGGCTGAGAGCCATGGTGGAGTACCAGAGCAACAGCCAACACGAG ATTGTGTTTGAAGCCACGCGGGGCTCGTCGGTGAGGAGTGACATCGCtattgatgacatcatccttgAAGCTGGACCTTGCCCAG CCACAGAGGTGCAGACCAGCCAGGAGAACTCCAACGACATCGAGTAG
- the LOC128751091 gene encoding annexin A1-like: protein MSMFKKFFNSIIRDRDPEEDTVTVKGKPKPKFYGTVAAYPNFHASSDASVLQSAIESKGVDEDVIISVLVKRNNEQRQKIKAVYEAATGEDLTQALKSAFRFDLEDVTLALLMPPAHYDAFLIREATKRWGTDEDVLVEVLATRSNQQIEELKQVYEQVYGVTLEEVIRDETSGDFATALLAMLKANKDECHDVDLEQARKDAHTLFEAGEDSDGIDVNVFIDILTRRSGPQLSKTFQSYACISDVTLPKALDMELRGDIEDCMIDIVKCAWNTPAFFAEKLHKAMERHGTCEETLIRVLVSRSEVDLKKIVEEYRAMYDISLQEQIEHDTEGHYQAVLLGLCGPH from the exons ATGTCCATGTTCAAGAAATTCTTCAACAGTATCATTCGTGACAGAGACCCTGAGGAGGACACTGTCACT GTGAAGGGGAAGCCCAAACCCAAGTTCTATGGGACTGTGGCAGCGTACCCAAACTTTCACGCCAGCAGTGACGCTTCTGTCCTGCAGAGTGCCATTGAAAGTAAAG GAGTGGATGAAGACGTGATCATTTCAGTCCTGGTAAAGAGAAACAATGAGCAGAGACAGAAGATCAAAGCAGTTTATGAGGCGGCAACTGGTGAG GACCTGACTCAGGCTCTAAAGTCTGCttttagatttgatttggaAGATGTCACCCTGGCTTTGCTGATGCCACCGGCACACTATGATGCCTTCCTGATCAGAGAGGCCACCAAG CGCTGGGGCACTGATGAAGATGTCCTTGTGGAGGTTCTGGCAACACGGTCAAACCAGCAGATCGAAGAGTTGAAGCAAGTGTATGAACAAG TGTATGGTGTGACGCTGGAGGAGGTGATCCGCGATGAAACCAGCGGAGACTTCGCCACAGCACTGCTGGCAATGCTGAAGGCCAACAAGGACGAGTGCCACGACGTGGACTTGGAACAGGCTCGGAAGGATGCACAT ACTCTTTTTGAAGCCGGCGAGGATTCAGACGGAATCGACGTCAACGTGTTCATCGACATCCTGACCAGGCGCAGTGGACCACAGCTCTCTAAAA CTTTCCAGAGCTATGCCTGCATCAGCGACGTCACGCTGCCCAAAGCCCTGGACATGGAGCTGCGGGGGGACATCGAAGACTGCATGATCGATATTG TGAAATGTGCCTGGAACACACCAGCGTTCTTCGCTGAGAAGCTTCACAAGGCTATGGAG CGCCATGGCACATGTGAGGAGACTCTCATCCGTGTGCTGGTGAGCCGCTCGGAGGTGGACCTGAAGAAGATCGTGGAGGAATACCGGGCCATGTACGACATCTCCCTGCAGGAGCAAATTGAG CACGACACAGAGGGACACTATCAGGCTGTGTTACTTGGACTGTGCGGGCCCCACTGA
- the slc30a5 gene encoding proton-coupled zinc antiporter SLC30A5 gives MEEKYSSNVLSGGKLGMVEVPNSRLTRYIVLLVVTKVLKALGIFESYDILKVVHIVQFIFILKLGSAVILLLVQKPFSSGKAISKRQWIKLLKHAVFSCIISLLGFFGLTLCGPLRTLLLFEHSDVVVIALLGVLFTSSGGGPSKTRGAALFIIAVICLLLFDNDDLMAKMAEHPEGHHDSTLTHFLYTVIAFLGVADHKGGVVLLVVSLCLKVGFHTVSRKLAVEIGGAKRLYALDNLVSAIVLLPWVVVLSATTDSKVESWSSLLLPFAMIIFSVMILEFYVEAVCSAKMEAPRCARYGTAALLFSGLLLANFWTHPFTDQLRSMSKPPQQISTEHVLSGGVLVSAIFFILASGVLSSPSRKGQKGTLVGYSPEGTPLYNFMGDALQHTSQSLPRFIKDSLKQILEEYDSRQIFYFLCLNLAFTFVELFYGVWTNSLGLISDGFHMLFDCSALVLGLFAALMTRWKATRIFSYGYGRVEILSGFINGLFLMVIAFFVFVESITRLVDPPNINTDMLTPVSVGGLLVNLVGICAFSHAHSHGGKACSTHDHGHSHHGHSHGEHGHGGHGHSHGGHGHGHSHGGHGHSHSSGGGGMNANMRGVFLHVLADTLGSVGVIISTILIRQFGWLIADPICSLFIATLIFLSVIPLLKDACEVLLLRTPPENEKELNKALEKVEKIEGVLSYRDPHFWRHSANILAGTIHLQVMSDVVEQRIVQQVTAVLKDAGVNNLSVQVEKEAYFQHMSGLSTGFQDVLAMTQQMESMKYLKDGTCIM, from the exons ATGGAGGAGAAATACAGCAGCAACGTCCTGTCAGGAGGAAAGCTGGGCATGGTGGAGGTGCCCAACTCCAG GCTAACAAGGTACATCGTCCTCCTGGTTGTCACCAAAGTCCTGAAGGCGCTGGGGATTTTTGAATCCTATGACATTCTAAAAGTAGTCCACATTGTGCAGTTTATATTTATTCTCAAGTTGGG gAGTGCAGTTATTCTTCTTTTAGTCCAAAAGCCATTCTCGTCCGGTAAAGCCATCTCTAAAAGACAG TGGATAAAGTTACTAAAGCATGCTGTCTTCAGCTGCATCATATCCCTTCTGGGCTTCTTTGGGCTGACCCTGTGTGGACCTTTGAG GACACTGCTGCTCTTCGAGCACAGCGACGTGGTGGTCATCGCTCTTCTGGGTGTTCTGTTTACAAGCTCTGGCGGAGGACCTTCTAAG ACTCGAGGCGCTGCACTCTTCATCATCGCTGTCATCTGCCTTCTTCTGTTTGACAACGATGACCTCATGGCAAAAATGGCAGAGCACC CTGAGGGGCATCATGACAGCACGCTCACACATTTTCTCTACACTGTCATTGCCTTTCTGGGAGTCGCCGACCATAAA GGTGGCGTCGTGCTGCTGGTGGTCTCCCTGTGCTTGAAGGTGGGCTTCCATACGGTCTCCAGGAAGTTGGCCGTGGAAATTGGCGGGGCTAAACGACTCTACGCGCTGGATAACCTGGTTTCTGCGATCGTGCTGCTGCCTTGGGTGGTCGTGCTCTCCGCCACCACAGAC AGTAAAGTGGAGTCCTGGTCTTCCCTCCTCCTGCCTTTCGCCATGATCATCTTCTCAGTGATGATCCTGGAGTTCTACGTGGAGGCCGTCTGCAGTGCAAAGATGGAGGCGCCCAGATGTGCGCGCTATGGCACCGCTGCTCTCCTCTTCAGCGGCCTGCTCCTGGCAAACTTCTGGACCCACCCGTTCACAGATCAGCTGCGCTCCATGAGCAAACCCCCGCAGCAGATAAGCACAGAGCACGTGCTCTCCGGTGGCGTGCTCGTCAGCgccatcttcttcatcctgg CATCCGGTGTCCTGTCGTCACCCTCAAGGAAAGGTCAGAAGGGCACACTGGTGGGCTACTCCCCTGAAGGCACCCCACTTTACAACTTCATGGGCGACgccctgcagcacacctcacagTCCCTCCCCAGATTCATCAAAGACTCACTGAAGCAGATTCTGGAAGAGTACGACTCCAGACAGATCTTCTACTTCCTCTGCCTCAACCTG GCTTTCACCTTTGTGGAGCTGTTTTATGGCGTCTGGACCAACAGTCTGGGTCTTATCTCTGATGGCTTCCACATGCTGTTCGACTGCTCAGCCTTAGTCTTGGGCCTGTTTGCTGCCCTCATGACCCGCTGGAAAGCCACCAGGATCTTCTCATACGG ATATGGTCGAGTTGAGATCCTCTCTGGATTCATCAACGGTCTGTTCCTAATGGTCATCGCCTTCTTTGTGTTTGTGGAGTCCATCACTCGGCTGGTGGATCCTCCGAATATAAACACAGACATGCTGACG CCAGTGTCAGTCGGAGGTTTGTTGGTGAATTTGGTGGGCATCTGTGCGTTCAGTCACGCTCACTCTCATGGAGGAAAAGCCTGCTCAACACACGACCACGGTCACTCCCACCACGGCCATTCCCACGGCGAGCATGGTCACGGTGGTCATGGCCACTCTCATGGGGGACATGGACATGGACACAGCCACGGTGGTCACGGCCACTCTCACAGCTCAGGGGGCGGAGGCATGAACGCCAACATGAGAG GTGTGTTTCTTCACGTGCTGGCCGACACCCTGGGCAGTGTCGGTGTCATCATCTCCACGATCCTCATCAGGCAGTTTGGCTGGCTCATAGCTGACCCCATCTGCTCCCTCTTTATCGCCACACTCATTTTCCTCAGCGTCATTCCACTTCTGAAAGATGCTTGCGAGGTCCTGCTCCTGAGGACTCCTCCAGAGAACGAGAAGGAACTCAACAAGGCACTGGAGAAG GTGGAGAAGATTGAGGGAGTGTTGTCCTACAGAGACCCCCACTTCTGGAGGCATTCAGCTAACATACTCGCAGGGACCATACACCTGCAGGTGATGTCGGACGTGGTGGAGCAGAGAATCGTCCAGCAG GTGACGGCTGTTTTGAAAGACGCGGGAGTCAACAATCTGTCAGTGCAGGTGGAGAAGGAAGCATACTTCCAACACATGTCTGGACTCAGCACAGGCTTTCAGGATGTTCTGGCAATGACGCAGCAGATGGAATCCATGAAATACCTGAAGGATGGGACATGTATCATGTGA
- the LOC128751067 gene encoding MAM domain-containing protein 2-like isoform X3 has protein sequence MTGLLEKFIALPHQTSFSSQLDRSCSLLNPFSRLCRVDTKIVIEGKPGGEPGSSVAVFEIHIRPGYCLECDFEESHLCGYSNQWNANVNWYVGGGGGQLLHNNMPDDNTYKNKTGHYMYVDSVYAKTFKEVAKLVSPMAAVPMSGCLSFQYQRSEERGNLFSVYTRDPLRQYQELWRAGPESSSDWPADVGEWIPVQVDLKAPYSVQVVFEVAFNSPRGGRVAVDDISFSPEFCSTDTEPTFDPSIADCDFESGLCQYRLSSEAASSWKRVSVKPNIFRNGDHTTGTGSYLMTQSRLNSRSSYISRLEGPTLPGNMKYCLRFFFSLRGFNHSEQTLSVYLQHGTSHETIWTLGEKSRGIWIASDVTFQTAQPSKVVFVSACRSLWDCGSVALDDISVGLGDCDLTTASLSRLPGHCDFEADLCDYTQDKQSDDGDWERRRGPTPTSYTGPRGDHTSGLGNYLHMEASPLLPGQTIRLRSRLLRGSWGPQCLHFFYHMYGSGTGQLSVRLDKDGGGVLLWQQSGEQSAAWLRAMVEYQSNSQHEIVFEATRGSSVRSDIAIDDIILEAGPCPATEVQTSQENSNDIE, from the exons ATGACTGGATTGTTGGAGAAGTTTATCGCACTCCCACATCAAACAAGTTTTTCTTCTCAACTTGATCGGAGCTGCAGTCTGTTGAACCCATTCAGCAGACTATGTCGAGTTGACACCAAG ATCGTCATTGAGGGTAAACCTGGAGGAGAGCCGGGCAGCAGCGTAGCCGTGTTCGAGATCCACATCAGGCCTGGATACTGCCTGG AGTGTGATTTCGAGGAGTCTCACCTGTGCGGATACAGTAACCAGTGGAACGCTAACGTTAACTGGTATGTTGGGGGTGGAGGAGGGCAGCTGCTGCACAACAACATGCCCGATGACAACACATACAAGAACAAAACAG GTCACTACATGTACGTGGACTCCGTTTATGCCAAAACATTCAAAGAAGTCGCCAAGTTGGTGTCTCCGATGGCGGCTGTACCGATGTCCGGCTGCCTGAGTTTTCAGTACCAGCGAAGCGAAGAAAGAGgaaacctgttttctgtttacaCCCGCGACCCACTGAGGCAGTACCAGGAACTGTggagagcaggtccagagagCTCCAGTGACTGGCCTGCAGACGTGGGAGAGTGGATACCTGTGCAGGTGGACCTCAAGGCACCGTACTCCGTCCAG GTGGTCTTTGAAGTGGCCTTTAACAGTCCAAGAGGCGGACGTGTTGCTGTTGATGACATTTCCTTCTCTCCGGAGTTCTGCAGCACAGACACTG AGCCAACCTTTGACCCCTCCATTGCCGACTGCGACTTTGAGTCGGGTTTATGCCAGTACAGGCTCAGCTCAGAGGCAGCTTCTTCCTGGAAGAGAGTGTCAGTCAAGCCCAACATCTTCAGAAACGGAGACCACACCACCGGCACAG GCTCCTACCTCATGACTCAGTCCCGACTGAACTCACGTTCCAGCTACATTAGTCGCTTAGAAGGCCCAACTCTGCCCGGCAACATGAAGTACTGTCTGaggttcttcttctctctcagag GTTTCAACCACTCGGAGCAGACCCTCAGCGTCTATCTGCAGCACGGCACCAGCCATGAGACCATCTGGACTCTTGGGGAGAAGTCCAGAGGAATCTGGATCGCAAGTGACGTGACCTTCCAAACAGCACAACCCTCCAAG GTTGTGTTTGTCAGCGCCTGCAGGAGCCTGTGGGACTGTGGATCTGTCGCCCTGGACGACATCAGCGTTGGCCTCGGGGACTGCGACCTCACCACAG CGTCTCTGTCAAGACTGCCGGGTCACTGTGACTTTGAAGCCGATCTATGCGACTACACTCAGGACAAGCAGAGCGACGACGGAGACTGGGAGCGGAGGAGAGGACCCACCCCCACCTCCTACACTGGACCCAGAGGGGACCACACCTCAGGGCTGG GGAACTACCTGCACATGGAGGCTTCGCCTCTGCTGCCGGGCCAGACCATCCGTCTGCGCTCCCGCCTCTTACGGGGCTCCTGGGGACCTCAGTGCCTGCACTTCTTCTACCACATGTATGGCTCCGGCACGGGGCAGCTGAGCGTTCGCCTGGACAAGGATGGAGGAGGtgtgttgctgtggcaacagagCGGAGAGCAGAGCGCAGCCTGGCTGAGAGCCATGGTGGAGTACCAGAGCAACAGCCAACACGAG ATTGTGTTTGAAGCCACGCGGGGCTCGTCGGTGAGGAGTGACATCGCtattgatgacatcatccttgAAGCTGGACCTTGCCCAG CCACAGAGGTGCAGACCAGCCAGGAGAACTCCAACGACATCGAGTAG